The Enterobacter asburiae sequence GCGGGCTGGGGCGGATGTCCCAGTGCAGATCCTTAATGCTGTCGATCATGCTGGTCGAACTCAGGCGGCGGAACAGCCCTTCGAACTCCTGCCAGCTGTTAACCCACGGCATCTGGCCGTTATCCGGGAACCCCGAAAAAATGTTCAGTCGCGACGAGGCGAATTTCGTGTCCGTGCCCTGCATATACGGCGAGGCTGCCGCCAGGGCAATAAAGTGCGGCACGAAGCGCGACAGGCCGTGCAGCAGGTAAATCGCGTCGTCCCCGGTCCGGCAGCCGACGTGCACGTGCTGGCCGAACACCGTTGCCTGCAAAATCAGATAGCCAAAGCGCTCCAGCGTGACGTTATAGCGCTCGTCGTCGCACACCTCCTGACGCTGCCACTTCTGGAAGGGGTGCGTCCCGCCGCCGCAAATCTGAATATGCTGCTCCGCCGCGGCGCGCAGAATGCTCTGCTGCATCACCGAGAACTGCGCCGCCGCCTGGTCGATGTTCTGGCACACGCCGGTGGCGATTTCGAGCATGCTTTCGGTAATGTCGTGTTTGACTTCGCCGCCTTTGATGTCGTCTTTGACGGCGGCGATAAGCGCGGAGGAGTCCTGGCTCAGATCGTAGCCCGGCGGGTTAACCACCTGCAGTTCGAGTT is a genomic window containing:
- a CDS encoding glutamate--cysteine ligase codes for the protein MPLPDFKSSEPFTLGIELELQVVNPPGYDLSQDSSALIAAVKDDIKGGEVKHDITESMLEIATGVCQNIDQAAAQFSVMQQSILRAAAEQHIQICGGGTHPFQKWQRQEVCDDERYNVTLERFGYLILQATVFGQHVHVGCRTGDDAIYLLHGLSRFVPHFIALAAASPYMQGTDTKFASSRLNIFSGFPDNGQMPWVNSWQEFEGLFRRLSSTSMIDSIKDLHWDIRPSPHFGTVEVRVMDTPLTLGHAINIAGLIQATSHWLLTARPYKHQEKDFLLYRFNRFQACRYGLEGILTDVHTGEHKTVAEDIAWLLEQVAPSAEKLGATSAINEIALLLKQGKSEAQRMRDFIADGGSLISLVQKHCELWATSP